A single region of the Pygocentrus nattereri isolate fPygNat1 chromosome 27, fPygNat1.pri, whole genome shotgun sequence genome encodes:
- the scxa gene encoding basic helix-loop-helix transcription factor scleraxis, translating into MSFAMVRPAPSRYLYSEISMMSEDDENGSESSGSDDRSFRLDTSSYELKVGSRKRKPGSGGGGGGRLGIVPSGTGSGPMMGEGRQRNAANARERDRTNSVNTAFTALRTLIPTEPADRKLSKIETLRLASSYISHLGNVLLVGEGCGDGQPCHSSGPSASYYHHHGSPGRDAENSQPKQICTFCLSNQRKMSKDRERKTALRS; encoded by the coding sequence ATGTCATTCGCGATGGTACGCCCGGCCCCAAGCCGCTACCTCTACTCCGAGATCTCCATGATGTCCGAGGACGATGAGAACGGCAGTGAGAGCTCGGGCTCTGACGACCGCTCCTTCCGCCTGGACACCTCCAGTTACGAGCTCAAAGTGGGCAGCAGGAAGCGGAAGCCAGGCAGCGGAGGGGGTGGAGGAGGGCGGCTCGGGATAGTGCCATCGGGCACGGGAAGTGGTCCTATGATGGGCGAAGGTCGGCAGCGTAACGCAGCCAACGCGAGGGAGCGGGACCGCACCAACAGCGTCAACACGGCCTTCACCGCCCTCAGGACTCTGATCCCGACCGAGCCGGCAGACAGAAAGCTGTCAAAGATTGAGACTCTCCGCCTCGCCTCCAGCTACATCTCGCACCTGGGCAACGTGCTGCTGGTAGGCGAGGGCTGCGGGGATGGGCAACCGTGCCACAGCAGCGGACCCTCTGCctcctattaccaccaccatGGGTCACCTGGAAGAGACGCTGAGAACTCGCAGCCCAAACAGATCTGCACTTTCTGCCTAAGCAACCAGAGGAAAATG